In Cupriavidus taiwanensis, the following proteins share a genomic window:
- a CDS encoding DUF4399 domain-containing protein, whose product MSRLLAAAVFAVSLLLSSWVQGGPTAAPPNAYLYIGWPNDGQTLPAGKPFKVWFGLRNMGVAPKDVKFPNTGHHHLLIDVELPPMDKEIPNDRNHLHFGAGETETMIELAPGKHTLQLLMGDDKHIPTNPPVYSKRITIYVK is encoded by the coding sequence ATGTCCCGACTACTTGCCGCGGCTGTCTTCGCCGTCAGCCTGTTGCTGTCATCGTGGGTGCAGGGCGGCCCCACGGCCGCGCCGCCCAATGCCTACCTGTATATCGGCTGGCCCAATGACGGGCAGACCCTGCCCGCCGGAAAGCCGTTCAAGGTGTGGTTCGGGCTGCGCAACATGGGGGTGGCGCCCAAGGACGTGAAGTTTCCCAATACCGGGCACCATCACCTGCTGATCGACGTAGAGTTGCCGCCGATGGACAAGGAGATTCCCAACGACCGCAATCACCTGCATTTCGGCGCGGGCGAGACCGAAACCATGATCGAGCTGGCGCCGGGCAAGCACACGCTGCAGCTGCTGATGGGCGATGACAAGCACATACCGACCAACCCGCCGGTGTATTCGAAGCGGATCACGATCTACGTGAAGTAG
- a CDS encoding efflux transporter outer membrane subunit, which yields MPEFPIAPSVPAVIRAPRRVAWLAALAAGLALLAGCADFRPPVYQRPETPAKAEWSRQDSITVSPSEAVQPNWWLGFKDPYLNQLIERALGGNYDIKVLAARIRVANAQIGEARAGGLPVIDIGAGASFEKSTGQKSTWTYSAGAQLNWDIDIWGKVEKGVQAQTAEFRATEADWRAGYLTLVANVSTTYFQILQFDEQIEQQSRTVARNQQILSTYQAMYQNGLVPKIRVMQQQAEINRLNKDLLELRRSRDVAENALATLVGVPAGNLKVPAGRLQDRVQPPAVPAGLPSQLLARRPDVVAAEYRVLAAYNIVGQARLAQLPSISLTARGGTASFALSDLLKSFTFGFMPSINLPMLDPNVRARVKTTEAQVGVAENEYGRTVMTAFEEVETALVNVDAHKKQRIELQQQVEQLRVVSAQIEAQLKEGVVSQLEVFETERSLLAAQLQLLAVHQQILGDTITLYKALGGGWPEADVRNTALNPPQ from the coding sequence GTGCCCGAATTCCCCATCGCTCCGTCCGTGCCTGCGGTGATCCGCGCGCCGCGCCGTGTGGCCTGGCTTGCCGCGCTGGCGGCCGGCCTGGCGTTGCTGGCGGGTTGCGCCGATTTCCGCCCGCCGGTGTACCAGCGTCCCGAAACGCCCGCCAAGGCCGAATGGTCGCGCCAGGACTCGATCACGGTATCGCCGTCCGAAGCGGTGCAGCCCAACTGGTGGCTGGGCTTCAAGGACCCGTACCTGAACCAGCTGATCGAACGCGCGCTTGGCGGCAACTACGACATCAAGGTGCTGGCGGCGCGCATCCGCGTGGCCAACGCGCAGATCGGCGAGGCCCGCGCCGGCGGGCTGCCGGTGATCGACATCGGCGCGGGCGCGAGCTTCGAAAAAAGCACCGGGCAGAAGTCCACATGGACCTATAGCGCCGGCGCCCAGCTGAACTGGGACATCGATATCTGGGGCAAGGTCGAGAAGGGCGTGCAGGCGCAGACGGCCGAGTTCCGCGCCACCGAGGCCGACTGGCGCGCCGGCTACCTGACGCTGGTGGCCAATGTCTCGACCACGTACTTCCAGATCCTGCAGTTCGACGAGCAGATCGAGCAGCAGTCGCGCACCGTGGCCAGGAACCAGCAGATCCTGTCGACCTACCAGGCCATGTACCAGAACGGGCTGGTGCCGAAGATCCGCGTGATGCAGCAGCAGGCGGAAATCAATCGCCTGAACAAGGACCTGCTCGAGCTGCGCCGTTCGCGCGATGTGGCGGAGAACGCGCTGGCGACGCTGGTGGGCGTGCCCGCCGGCAATCTCAAGGTGCCGGCCGGGCGCCTGCAGGATCGCGTGCAGCCGCCGGCGGTGCCGGCGGGATTGCCGTCGCAGCTGCTGGCGCGGCGCCCGGACGTGGTGGCGGCGGAGTACCGCGTGCTGGCCGCCTACAACATCGTCGGCCAGGCGCGCCTGGCGCAGCTGCCCAGCATCAGCCTGACCGCGCGCGGCGGCACCGCCAGTTTCGCGCTGAGCGACCTGCTCAAGTCCTTCACCTTCGGCTTCATGCCGAGCATCAACCTGCCGATGCTGGACCCGAACGTGCGTGCGCGGGTCAAGACCACCGAGGCGCAGGTGGGCGTGGCGGAAAACGAATATGGCCGCACCGTGATGACCGCGTTCGAGGAAGTCGAAACCGCGCTGGTCAACGTCGACGCCCACAAGAAACAGCGCATCGAGCTGCAGCAGCAGGTGGAACAGCTGCGCGTGGTATCCGCGCAGATCGAGGCGCAGCTGAAGGAAGGCGTGGTCTCGCAGCTCGAAGTGTTCGAGACCGAGCGCTCGCTGCTGGCCGCGCAGCTGCAGTTGTTGGCGGTCCACCAACAAATCCTGGGCGACACCATCACGCTCTACAAGGCGCTCGGCGGCGGCTGGCCCGAGGCCGATGTGCGCAACACCGCCCTGAATCCACCGCAGTAA
- a CDS encoding formylglycine-generating enzyme family protein, with amino-acid sequence MPKNTDEQYELSFWESIKNSNYAADYEAYLKQYPNGRFAGLARARLERLAGSAPAPKAQASAPRAGAAPGGQASRSSPPAAASAPPPKAAPPAPAAARPAAPAPAPAAQAPRAGAAGDGVVSTTLRTAEIRDCPACPALVTVPAGSFTMGSSTSDPAEKPPHQVSIAQPFAIGRYEVTVEQWNACADAGGCQRIPTVADSARNAPVRDVSWDDAQQYVAWLSKTTGKTYRLPTEAEWEYAARGGSATTYWWGDQMRKGNANCKDCGDPWSQDAPAPVGSFAANPYGLHDVNGSVWEWVADCWHSSYKGAPADGRAWNENACGARVIRGGSWREGASYMVSSTRFKYSPSVRQSQNGFRVARDMK; translated from the coding sequence ATGCCGAAGAACACCGACGAGCAGTATGAGCTGAGCTTCTGGGAATCGATCAAGAACAGCAACTACGCCGCCGACTACGAGGCCTACCTGAAGCAGTACCCCAACGGGCGATTCGCGGGACTGGCCAGGGCACGGCTCGAGCGCCTGGCGGGCAGCGCCCCCGCGCCCAAGGCGCAGGCGAGCGCGCCACGCGCCGGCGCCGCGCCCGGCGGACAAGCGTCGCGATCCTCGCCGCCTGCTGCGGCTTCGGCGCCCCCGCCCAAGGCCGCGCCGCCTGCGCCCGCGGCCGCGCGTCCTGCAGCGCCTGCACCAGCGCCAGCGGCCCAGGCGCCGCGCGCCGGCGCGGCGGGCGACGGGGTGGTCAGTACCACGCTGCGCACCGCTGAGATCCGCGATTGCCCGGCCTGCCCGGCGCTGGTGACGGTGCCGGCGGGCAGCTTCACCATGGGCAGCAGCACCAGCGACCCGGCCGAAAAGCCGCCGCATCAGGTCTCGATCGCCCAGCCCTTTGCCATCGGCCGCTATGAAGTCACGGTCGAGCAATGGAACGCCTGTGCCGACGCCGGCGGCTGCCAGCGCATTCCCACCGTCGCCGACAGCGCCAGGAACGCACCGGTACGCGACGTCAGCTGGGACGACGCGCAGCAGTACGTGGCATGGCTCAGCAAGACCACCGGCAAGACCTACCGGCTGCCCACCGAAGCGGAATGGGAATACGCGGCGCGCGGCGGCAGTGCCACCACTTACTGGTGGGGCGACCAGATGCGCAAGGGCAATGCCAACTGCAAGGACTGCGGCGATCCGTGGAGCCAGGATGCGCCGGCGCCGGTGGGTTCGTTCGCGGCCAATCCCTACGGCCTGCATGACGTCAACGGCAGCGTGTGGGAATGGGTGGCCGATTGCTGGCACAGCTCGTACAAGGGCGCGCCCGCCGACGGGCGCGCATGGAACGAGAACGCCTGCGGCGCGCGTGTCATTCGCGGCGGCTCGTGGCGCGAAGGCGCCAGCTACATGGTGTCGTCGACGCGCTTCAAATACAGCCCGAGCGTGCGGCAATCGCAGAACGGTTTTCGCGTGGCACGCGACATGAAGTAG
- a CDS encoding DUF4399 domain-containing protein, translated as MSRRFLLRLLAAATLAAAPALSLPTAAPPNAEVYIIWPHDGAVIGGGKFWVRMGLRNMGVCPKGVESPRCGHHHLLIDTELPPLDKEIPSDKNHLHFGAGETDARVELPPGKHTLQLLMGDAKHVPFEPPIYSKKITITVK; from the coding sequence ATGTCCAGACGATTCCTGCTCCGCCTGCTGGCGGCCGCCACGCTGGCCGCTGCGCCTGCGCTGTCGTTGCCGACGGCGGCGCCGCCCAATGCCGAGGTCTATATCATCTGGCCGCACGACGGCGCTGTCATCGGTGGCGGCAAGTTCTGGGTGCGCATGGGCCTGCGCAATATGGGCGTCTGCCCGAAGGGCGTCGAATCGCCGCGCTGCGGACACCATCACCTGCTGATCGACACCGAGCTGCCACCGCTCGACAAGGAAATCCCTTCGGACAAGAATCACCTGCACTTCGGCGCGGGCGAGACCGATGCGCGCGTCGAACTGCCGCCCGGCAAGCACACGCTGCAATTGCTGATGGGCGACGCGAAGCATGTTCCGTTCGAGCCTCCGATCTATTCGAAGAAGATCACGATCACGGTGAAATAG